A region of Homo sapiens chromosome 17, GRCh38.p14 Primary Assembly DNA encodes the following proteins:
- the C17orf58 gene encoding UPF0450 protein C17orf58 isoform c precursor (isoform c precursor is encoded by transcript variant 3), which yields MTARAFWLLCLIVGSSPEAPVAERKTSPPHSRKPDSRGCPSAEETPGPRAQPLLEAPQRPRAAEVAPAARAWPDPRRRKPPPPADNQASFREAARAPAGPPGPRLAQAENRASPRREPASEDAPRRARSRALRFPAARPPALATEGSAGHAHPNRPRAAALAPGPAPAPPPRFSLSFGLSPPQRDAEPGAEPCARACRSDLDEREAFCESEFAVNGIVHDVDVLGAGIRLVTLLVDRDGLYKMNRLYLTPDGFFFRVHMLALDSSSCNKPCPEFKPGSRYIVMGHIYHKRRQLPTALLQVLRGRLRPGDGLLRSSSSYVKRFNRKREGQIQGAIHTQCI from the exons ATGACAGCTAGAGCTTTCTGGCTCCTCTGTTTGATCGTCGGATCATCCCCCGAAGCACCGGTGGCGGAGAGAAAAA CCTCGCCGCCGCACAGCAGAAAGCCGGACTCCCGCGGCTGCCCGAGCGCGGAGGAGACACCGGGGCCCCGCGCGCAGCCACTCCTTGAGGCCCCGCAGCGGCCGCGCGCGGCCGAGGTCGCTCCCGCCGCCCGCGCCTGGCCTGACCCGCGCCGCCGGAAGCCCCCACCGCCGGCCGACAACCAGGCCAGCTTCCGGGAGGCCGCACGCGCGCCCGCTGGCCCGCCGGGCCCGCGCCTGGCGCAAGCCGAGAACCGCGCGTCGCCGCGCCGCGAGCCCGCGTCGGAGGACGCCCCGCGACGCGCGCGCTCACGGGCCCTGCGCTTCCCCGCCGCCCGGCCGCCCGCGCTCGCCACCGAGGGCTCCGCCGGCCACGCCCACCCCAACCGGCCGCGCGCCGCCGCGCTGGCCCCGGGACCCgcgcccgcgccgccgccgcgcTTCAGCCTCAGCTTCGGCCTCAGCCCGCCGCAGAGGGACGCGGAGCCCGGCGCTGAGCCCTGCGCGCGCGCCTGCCGGTCCGATCTGGACGAACGCGAGGCGTTCTGCGAGAGCGAATTCG CGGTGAACGGGATCGTGCACGATGTGGACGTGCTGGGCGCGGGCATCCGGCTGGTGACCCTGCTGGTGGATCGGGACGGGCTGTACAAGATGAACCGCCTGTACCTCACCCCCGACGGCTTCTTCTTCCGAGTCCACATGTTAGCCCTGGACTCCTCCAGCTGCAATAAGCCGTGTCCAGAGTTTAAACCTG GCAGCAGGTATATTGTGATGGGCCACATCTACCATAAGAGACGGCAGCTCCCTACAGCTCTGCTCCAGGTCCTGAGAGGCCGCCTCCGTCCAGGGGATGGACTGCTAAGGAGCAGCAGCAGCTATGTGAAAAGGTTTAATCGAAAAAGGGAAGGGCAGATTCAAGGTGCAATTCATACCCAATGCATTTGA
- the C17orf58 gene encoding UPF0450 protein C17orf58 isoform a (isoform a is encoded by transcript variant 1), whose product MNRLYLTPDGFFFRVHMLALDSSSCNKPCPEFKPGSRYIVMGHIYHKRRQLPTALLQVLRGRLRPGDGLLRSSSSYVKRFNRKREGQIQGAIHTQCI is encoded by the exons ATGAACCGCCTGTACCTCACCCCCGACGGCTTCTTCTTCCGAGTCCACATGTTAGCCCTGGACTCCTCCAGCTGCAATAAGCCGTGTCCAGAGTTTAAACCTG GCAGCAGGTATATTGTGATGGGCCACATCTACCATAAGAGACGGCAGCTCCCTACAGCTCTGCTCCAGGTCCTGAGAGGCCGCCTCCGTCCAGGGGATGGACTGCTAAGGAGCAGCAGCAGCTATGTGAAAAGGTTTAATCGAAAAAGGGAAGGGCAGATTCAAGGTGCAATTCATACCCAATGCATTTGA
- the C17orf58 gene encoding UPF0450 protein C17orf58 isoform b (isoform b is encoded by transcript variant 2), translated as MNRLYLTPDGFFFRVHMLALDSSSCNKPCPEFKPGIETDLNDAAYVLYTTVCNVGATARAVGRPAFFWERWETMT; from the coding sequence ATGAACCGCCTGTACCTCACCCCCGACGGCTTCTTCTTCCGAGTCCACATGTTAGCCCTGGACTCCTCCAGCTGCAATAAGCCGTGTCCAGAGTTTAAACCTGGTATTGAAACTGACCTGAATGACGCTGCATATGTACTTTATACCACCGTTTGTAACGTGGGTGCCACAGCCCGGGCTGTAGGTCGCCCAGCCTTTTTTTGGGAGCGATGGGAAACAATGACATGA